A window of Candidatus Bathyarchaeia archaeon genomic DNA:
GCTTGTAGCCGCTTTACATGCGAACTCCGTGTCTACAGCGTCTACTCCTTGAACATCCTCATCCTCTTCGCCAAGCTTCAAAACCTGGGCAACTTTTGAGGCTATGGGCTTGACAGCGTATGGATTTGACTCTGAACCCACGTAAACCTTGCCGATAAGCGTGCTGTCTACACCCGAATGGATAAGGGCGAGTTTTCCAGCCTCAACAGCCGCTGTTATGGCGTCCTCGTCTATAAACGGAACAGCCCTCTCCATATTGCCCTCTCTTATCCTAAACTTTGAGGTGTAAACGCCATAGCCTACAATGCCAGGTACGTCATACTCCTTTTTGGGTTTTAGTGGTTGATATTCTTGATGCGGGTAATATTCGTCGGCGAATGTGAAAGCCAGCGAAATCGTTGGGATTATCTCGCTTCTCTCAACGGAATAACGCCTCCTAAACCTTGGAACAACCTCTCTGCCTTCAAGGCTTGCAAAGTCGATGATTTCCCCGTCCCTAATAATTCTGTCCGTCAGTCTCCCTGGGACTCTTATTTTGCCATTGTGGAATGAAACTATGCCATAAATGTAGTTGCCAAGTTTTGTGAACTTGTTCGTTGGCTCAGTTATGAGGGTACAAAGTTCAAGTTTTCCCTTCTCATAGAAGAAGTCTATGTTCTCCATCTTGCCGAAACTCTTTCTGCCGCAGTTTCCGCAGTAGTCCCTCAGTTCAAAGTATTCTTTGCCGCAAAGCTGGCAGCGTCTACCCCTAAGTCTGTCGCCAAGATATGAAACACGCCTTTCTATTGGCTCGCTGCTCATTTAGGCTTCCTCCACCCCTAAAATATGAACATGACCCTTAGTGCCGAACCCTTCCAGTTCAAGCACACACCCGTATCTGAGGGGCTTGTCGTCCACAACTTGGCGTTCGCCAGCCTCCCCCCTCAATTGCTTAAAAACTTCATAAATTTGGGCGCCGCCCGTGGCTCCCAGTGGGTTTCCATCAGCTTTTAATCCACCATTCATGTTCACAAAAAGCTTCTTTCCGTCTATGCGGTAATATCCCCTATAGTCTTGGCAGCTTTCGAAAATCGTTTTCCAAGCTGTTCCACGGGGACAGAAGCCTAAATCCTCCAATGATATCATTTCCATAACTGTTGACTGATCATAAAGCTCTAAAACCTGTATGTCCCAGAGGCTTATACCCGCCATCTTCAAGGCTTTCTCTATGGCTAGGCGGCTTACAATAAAGCCTGTTAAATCCTCCCTTGCCGGGTATGTTAGATAATCTGTTGCTGACGCAGAGCCAAGCACGTAAACGGGTTTATCCGTCAACTTTTTGGCGGTTTCCTCGTTGGCCAGAATCACCGCCGTGGCACCGTCGGAGATGGGCGCGAAATCATAAAGTCCCAGAGGTCTTCTAGCGGCTTTTCTAGCTTCCAGCACTTGCTCCACGGTTATTTTCCTCTGATACTGGGCGTACTCGTTTTTCAAGGCGTTCAAATGATTTTTTACGGAGATCTGGGCTAAGGCTATGTTAAGCTTTTCAAGGTTCTCGCCAGTTATGCCATAACGTTTAATGTAGGCTCTGAGCATAAGCTCGTGGTTTGCCTCAGGTGTGCATCCTGCATAATAGCTCCAAGGATCCTCCAAGAGCATAAGGTCATCGCGAATCTTATCCCAGCGGTCCGTCATCTTCTCTATTCCGCCAACAAGCACTAGGCTATATCTTCCGGCTTGTATAGCATTGCAGGCGTTGGAAAAAGCTGAGCTGAAGGAGCGTGCCACATCCATGGGCACATGGAGCTCCGTAAACTCCGATAGGAAGCCTTCCTCAAGCCCAAGCTTGTTCGTTATCGGAAGAAAGTAGTCTGATAAGTAGCATGCCTCCAAATCTTTTCGTTCCAGCCCGATTTCCCCAGAGGCCTTTAGCCAGGCCTCTTCAATTAAGCGTTCGGGCTGCTTCTCGTAATGCTCTCCAAACTTTGTTCTTCCAGCAGCAACAATCACTGGACGGCTTCCCATAGCCGAACACACCTTTCCAGCAAATAATCACTAAAGGCTTTTAAGTGTTTGCCAATTCAGCGTTCACCATGACAAGTCTAACTTGAAGGAGACAAAGTGGCCGTACAGCGACTTCCACACTGGCGGACAATAGTATCCTTGACGAGAAAACGTTAAGATAAAACTGGTTTTATTCAAATCAAACGTCTCGCGAATTCTCGGAGATCCCTCACCCTACACTGGGATGAGACGCACCTGTACACGTCCTGCCTATCAAGGAGGTAAGCGCTAATACCTACGCTTCTCGGAGACTCAAAATCGTCATGTAGACGATCACCTACGTGAACGATCTCGAATGGCGCCACACCCATAACCTCGCATACCTTTCTGTAGGTTTCAGGATTCCTCTTCAGAAGCCCGAACTCCGAGGTTGTTGAAAACACCCGGTCAAAATAGTGGATTATGGGTTGCGCCAAGATATCAACAAAAAGCCTATTCGAATTCGTAATCATAATCAGCCGGTATTTACGGCTAAGCTCCCCAAGAGCCTCTACAGCATCCGGGTAAACGCGAACATAACTCCTGTAAGAGGCTACTAAACGCTGCGGGTCACCGGGCAAATCGAAGCGCCTAAACCAATAGGAAATATCATACCATTCAACGCGATCTTCGCCAATCCGCGCATACTCACCCAAAACAACCCTCTTAGCTTCATCAAAGCCTAAACCAGCCTTTAAAGCATAAAGCCTAGGCAAGCCCTCATTCCAAACCAAATCACTAAACGTCATATCCACAAGTGTACCCTCAAGATCAAAGGAAACAACACGAATCAAGCGCTTCCCTCAGCATCTAAAACCTTAACAAACTTAAAAACGCAAATAAATGCTCCGGGCGGGATTTGAACCCGCGTCTCCGGCTCGAAAGGCTTAAAATGGCTTCTTTGGCTGAAATAGGCGGTTTTCATGGTTTTGATTGGGAAAGGTTTGAAGTTTGGCTTTTGCAGAGTCATAGGGAAGCTGTGGCTAAAAATATTGTTAGTTATGCTAGGCGTTATGCGGATTGCTTGTTCAATATGGATTTGAGTCGTGTGGCTGTTTTGAGGCATACTTTGAGGCGTCATGTTGTCGGAGCTTTAAGCAATCTAGCCAAGTTTCTAGGAGTTTACGAGGATTATAAGCGTCTGCTTAAAAGTTATGGAATCGGCTGGAATGGTAAAAGCGTTGATGACTTGATAATTCAGAGGCTTCTTAAAGTTAGGAACCCAAATGAGGTTTGGGATTGGGTTAGGCGTGTTAAAACTGAACGTCCAGAGCTTAGCGTTTTCATGGATTTCTTGGCTATAACGGGTTTAAGGTTTGATGAGGCTGTTCAAAGCTACAACTTGATTATCCAGCTTAACAGGGAAGGAAGGCTCAGCGAATATTATAATGAGGTGAACGAGTGTCTTGAACATTTCCGGTTTAAAGACTTGTTTATAAGGCGCACTAAGAAGGCGTTTGTCAGCTTTGTTCCCAAGAAGCTTGTAATGGAAATATGCAAAGCTCAGCCCTTCCAGACTAGAGGCGTTATACAGAAAAGAGTGGAACGGAAGGGGCTGGCTGTAAGGTTCAGCGATGTAAGGGAAGCCCACAACACGGTTTTAACACGCTACCTATCTCAGCCTGAAATAGACTTTTTGGCTGGAAGGATTAGCGCAAACGTGTTTATGGCAAACTATTTTAACCCAGCCTTAATAGGCGACTTTAAAGAGAGGGTTTTCAAGGCGATAACTGAAATTCAGAGCAAAATAACCTCCTAACTTTCCCTTTTTTGTGTTAAGAGAAAAAGAGGGGGAAGTTGGTGTAGGCGGATCCGCCTAGAATCCTCCGCCTCTTCCTCCGCTGAACAAGCGTAGGAGGACGACTGCGCCAACGACAAGTGGAATTATCACAAGCAGCCCGAAAACTGTCCAAACGTTGCCTATGAGAGCGTTCCATGTAGAGTTTGCTTGGGCGCTCCAGCCTGAACGGTTGACGCTGTTTATGAGTGTGCCTATGACAACCATGCCTATCATGAAGGATATGATGATGCCTATGATTGCGCCTATAACAGCCCTCAAAGTTTAAACCTCTCCAGAGAAATTTAGATAGCGGACTGAACGTTTAAACTTTGCAGTGATTACACTGGTGATGATACATACCCTTCTAACATGCTTGAGGCTTCTCGGAGCAGGAGTGCACACGCCCGCTTAAGCCTTTTCTCGTAGAGAACACTTGCACCTTCCAAGATTTCTCTGAACAAGCCGTCATCAGCTTCAGGCGTAGGCTTAGGCGTAGCCTTATTTTCCCTCTCCCTCATTTTCATTTTACGCAGAATCGTTGTAGCGCTGGTTTTGAAGCCCATTTCCCTAAGCCTTTCAGCAATCCGCATATAACTGAAACCCTGATCTCGCATGTCCTCGACAAGCTTGAAGTTTTCAGGAGTCCATTCAAACGGCTTGAGCGGCTTAGGCTGTTGCTGAGAAGCCGGTGGGGCTTGCGGTTCAGAAACGCTTTGGCTATTACTGTTCTTTTTGCGGACAAGAAAAACCATACGATTGTTTAGGGCTGACTGGAAAACCGAACAGTTTTCAGCCTTCAACTGCTCAGCCCATTCCGACCTGAAGGCTTGAATCGGAATAATCAAGCAGACGCCATAGGGCTCGACAAAATCTTCAGGGAAACTTTCAGCTAATTGTTCATAGAGGCTCAAGCCCGCAAGCCCTTATAATATTGAAGCAACTGAGCATTTAAAGAGTTTCCCCAGAGACTTCATATATACACTACAAGCCAATCCACCGCATTAGAGGCTATACCATTTAAGTGTAAAAGTTTATGCTTCATTAGACATTATTTTGTAATGTCCAACACATGAAAGCCTCACCGAAAAGAAGCCAGAAAAAAGCTCCTTTTCGGGTTCCAATTAATTAATGACATAAATATATACGCTTGTGGTTGAGGGTGTAAAGTAAACGGGTGAGTTTCGGTTTAGAGGAGCGAAACCATGAACTTCAACATCAAACTTATTTACTAACATAGGTTAGCCTTAATGCGGTGGATTGGCTTGTAGTAAATATATACATAGGGCTAAGTTAAACCACGTATTCCCTGACTCTCTTAACACGCTCCCTATCTCTACGCAAATTCTCACTTGTCAGAAGATTCTCAAGCCTAAGCTGAATGAGAATTTCCCTGTCCACTAAATCCTGAAGGTTCCGCTTCCGCCTTTTCCTTCCGCTCATTTCCAGACAACCGCCTCTCAAGCCAACTCAATAGCCAAACGAGTTTAGAGTGAAACCAGAGCCCAATCAAGAAACCGCTAATCCAGCCTAACAACAGCCGACTTCATTCAAGCTTTACCACGCTCCAAAATTTCTTTCGCCAATTTCAAACACAGCCTTTCATATTTAGCCCGAAGTCAAAGGCTTAATGATGGATCCTTTATCTCGACTCATTCGAAACATCCCCACTTAATTTTTTGCGGAAAATACGGTCATCATACTTCTCCGGGTAGATCCAATAGCGGTATCGATAGCCCTCCAAATAGAAGGGACTGCTGATAACCGAATTATTTGCCTTCAAAATGTTAAAAGCGTGCAGCCAATTCTCCAAAATATTCTGGTTTCTGTATGCAACTTCATAATCGCCTAAAACCGCACCCTTCTCAGCCTGCCACTTTAAAATGGTGAAGGTTTCCTCTGGAATGCTGGGTTTAACACCTACAAGCCTAGCGATCTGCATTTTGAGGCGCTTAATCGCCTCTTCTTGACTGTTCAGGTAGTCCGTGAAGTCTTTAACGAAATTCCAAAAATCTTCCATGCTCATTTAACCCACTCCCACAAGCCATAAGCGTTAAGGAAAACTTTGCCTTCATCCTTGAAGATCTGAAACAGTTTCTCCGCCTCTTCATAACTGCATTGCTTAAGCTGGCGGATCAACTCTATCGCCCTATGGTCGTAGAAGGGCTCAGTAAGCTGTTTACGTAAGGCATCATAAACGTCTGGAATGGAGATATATTCCCCTTCACTCGGGGGTAAAATTTTTTCTGCAAGATAGTAGCGTTTTCTCCGCTTGTCTTGGTCAATGTCTTCAATGAGTAAACCGCATGATGTTAAGATGTCAAGGATTTCTTGGCATCTTTTTTGTCCTAAGGGTTTGTGGAAAATGCTGAAGTAGATTTTTTGGAAGTCGTTTCTTATGATTCCTTCATTGGGGAAAAACTAGGGGTTTCCGAAAGAATGGCTTATCACAGAATTAAAGAAGCTGTGGAAAAGGGCGAAATATTAAAGGTAACGCTTCAAAATAGAAGAGTCCTCTATGGGCTAGCTGAATTTGGCGAACCCACCTCAAACCGTAAAGAGCTTTCTTTTGAAATTCAAAAACGCTTTTTACTGCAAAAATTATGGAATGAACTGTTTGAGATTCTTAAGGCAGACAGTTTAGGTGAAGCATATAGACAATTCAGAAAGCTAGTATTGCTAATGCCAGATGAAATCAAAGAGCAAATTCAACCTCTCGTTAAAAATTTGGACAAGCGTGTAATACGATTGTCTGATGATTACTTAGGGTTCAAATATCTTGACCAAATTATGATATTTAGGCGGGAATTCGAGGTAGCAATTGATAAGCTGGCTTCTCTTTTGCATTCTTACACTCAAAAGGTAGGTGAAAAGGCATGAGTGAGTCTCCGGTTCAGTTTCTAGAAAATCACTCGAGTAAAAAACCGGAAACTACTCGAGTAACTTCTCGAAAACGAGAGGCTAGAAAAACTGTTGGAATAACGCTTCCGCCAAGCCTATTAGAGAAGGCTAGAAAACACAAGCTAAACATTAGCAAAATCTGCGAGCAAGCTCTTCAAAGCGTTCTAGAAGCCCTTGAAACTCAAAAAACCTACAAAAACGAGAAAGGGGGAAGCGCGGAAACCCCTTCGGGGTTTTCGCAGTGCTCCGGGCGGGATTTGAACCCGCGTCTCCGGCTCGAAAGGCCGGAATACTTGACCGGGCTATACTACCGGAGCGCTGCTCTACTTTGGCATCATGCAAATATTTTCAGGTTCGGATAAATTTTATTCTTTTAAGGCTGTTTTTAAGCATTCTTCGAGGCTTGCCAGTTTTGCTTCCGCCTTGTTTAGGGTTGGCGCGTAGTGGGCTGTTTTTGCTGAATTTGTCATTATCGTTTTTATTCCCAGTTTATCTGTCCATGTGACTACAGCGCATGTGTCTGTTATGATTTTTGCGCCGCTTGCCTCTATCCTTTGCACGTGTTTTCTGGCTTTATCCTTTACGTGGCGGCTTGTGCAAATCCAGAGCTCCATGTCTCTCCTTACTTTTTTGTCGCCTATTTTTTCGGCTATTTCGCGGATTTCACGGAGCGAGCAGTGGGGGCAACCGATGAAGATTAGGTCTGGTTTTTGCGTTGATGTTGTGGTTAATTCCTCAATGGCTTCTTGGATGTTTCTGGCCTCTACCACCACTTTTTCAAGCGGCTCTTGCGTAGGAGTCTTCGGTGTTGCACTGTCGTAATGAAACATGTTGACCATTCCAGAGGACGCTAATGCAGCGCCCAACTGTTTGAGTTTTTCAAGAGTTGGATTTTTTAGGCCCGTTATAAGTGGAATCTTGTCCTCCAAAACTTTGCCTAAAAATATTCCAAGGGCGCCATAGTCCACTTCTCTTTCAAGAGTTGCCCTAACTTCAACCATGACTTTGGGTTCGCGGTTTTCAGCATTGTGGATGCCGCAGTCTGGCGTCTTGCCGATTATTGCCGCTGCCAAGGCGCTGGGGCCCCCTTCACGGTTTGTCCAAGCTCCTAAAACAGAATTGGCATAAACAACGGCGGAGGATTCCGCCCAAGCAAGATGGGCGCCTTTGGTTGGCTTCTTGACATAGTATGGTGTGCAAGTATAGGACGTTCTAAAACCCATCTTCTCGAATATTTGGCAAAGCTTCAACTGAGTTTTCACAAG
This region includes:
- a CDS encoding hydroxymethylglutaryl-CoA synthase — protein: MSSEPIERRVSYLGDRLRGRRCQLCGKEYFELRDYCGNCGRKSFGKMENIDFFYEKGKLELCTLITEPTNKFTKLGNYIYGIVSFHNGKIRVPGRLTDRIIRDGEIIDFASLEGREVVPRFRRRYSVERSEIIPTISLAFTFADEYYPHQEYQPLKPKKEYDVPGIVGYGVYTSKFRIREGNMERAVPFIDEDAITAAVEAGKLALIHSGVDSTLIGKVYVGSESNPYAVKPIASKVAQVLKLGEEDEDVQGVDAVDTEFACKAATSMFKDAASLVGYPRMDVPYAMVIGADNSQAAPRDSPGGELDFFVGYGGCAYIFGKTDVIAELEGWYSCTSDTPDFWRRDGEPYPMHGGRFTGDPAYFKHIRKAAKKLMERLRLQPSDINYFVAHQPNIAFPVRIAKELGFKEEQYLPSLQVAKFGNTYSGSSPVGLAAVLDIAKPEERILIVSYGSGAGSDAYSFITTSQIVEKRQRQKMTVKYQAENPFLEYVDYNTYRRLKLGM
- a CDS encoding thiolase family protein — encoded protein: MGSRPVIVAAGRTKFGEHYEKQPERLIEEAWLKASGEIGLERKDLEACYLSDYFLPITNKLGLEEGFLSEFTELHVPMDVARSFSSAFSNACNAIQAGRYSLVLVGGIEKMTDRWDKIRDDLMLLEDPWSYYAGCTPEANHELMLRAYIKRYGITGENLEKLNIALAQISVKNHLNALKNEYAQYQRKITVEQVLEARKAARRPLGLYDFAPISDGATAVILANEETAKKLTDKPVYVLGSASATDYLTYPAREDLTGFIVSRLAIEKALKMAGISLWDIQVLELYDQSTVMEMISLEDLGFCPRGTAWKTIFESCQDYRGYYRIDGKKLFVNMNGGLKADGNPLGATGGAQIYEVFKQLRGEAGERQVVDDKPLRYGCVLELEGFGTKGHVHILGVEEA
- a CDS encoding HAD family hydrolase encodes the protein MIRVVSFDLEGTLVDMTFSDLVWNEGLPRLYALKAGLGFDEAKRVVLGEYARIGEDRVEWYDISYWFRRFDLPGDPQRLVASYRSYVRVYPDAVEALGELSRKYRLIMITNSNRLFVDILAQPIIHYFDRVFSTTSEFGLLKRNPETYRKVCEVMGVAPFEIVHVGDRLHDDFESPRSVGISAYLLDRQDVYRCVSSQCRVRDLREFARRLI
- a CDS encoding aconitase X catalytic domain-containing protein encodes the protein MNREEERIYDGEYGWAKQVCMKILVKLGELFGASRLIPVESAHVSGVSYKTLGDAPIDFLEALAESCEKVAVEATLNPQSLDPKHLIRRLPENLVKTQLKLCQIFEKMGFRTSYTCTPYYVKKPTKGAHLAWAESSAVVYANSVLGAWTNREGGPSALAAAIIGKTPDCGIHNAENREPKVMVEVRATLEREVDYGALGIFLGKVLEDKIPLITGLKNPTLEKLKQLGAALASSGMVNMFHYDSATPKTPTQEPLEKVVVEARNIQEAIEELTTTSTQKPDLIFIGCPHCSLREIREIAEKIGDKKVRRDMELWICTSRHVKDKARKHVQRIEASGAKIITDTCAVVTWTDKLGIKTIMTNSAKTAHYAPTLNKAEAKLASLEECLKTALKE